One genomic segment of Streptomyces niveus includes these proteins:
- a CDS encoding acyl-CoA dehydrogenase family protein, which produces MSIVETQEHQDLRAAVAALGRRHGRGFDRDTLWSEAGKLGYLGVNLPEEYGGGGGGLAELSIVLEELGAAGCPLLLMVVSPAICGTVIARFGTEEQKREWLPGLADGSRTMAFGITEPDAGSNSHRITTTARKADDSDGGGWILNGRKVFVSGVDITDATLIVGRTEDARTGSLKPCLFIVPRDAQGFHRSQIDMELQAVEKQFELVLDDVRLPADALVGDEDAGLLQLFAGLNPERVMTAAFALGMGRHALDKAVDYAKTRQVWKQPIGAHQAIAHPLAQAYIEIELARLMMRKAAHLYDAGDDAGAGEAANMAKYAAGEACVRAVDQAVHTLGGNGLTREYGLASLITASRVARIAPVSREMILNYVSHQSLGLPKSY; this is translated from the coding sequence ATGAGCATCGTCGAAACGCAGGAACACCAGGACCTCCGTGCCGCCGTCGCCGCCCTCGGCCGCCGGCACGGCCGCGGCTTCGACCGCGACACCCTGTGGAGCGAGGCGGGCAAGCTCGGCTATCTCGGCGTCAACCTCCCCGAGGAGTACGGCGGCGGAGGCGGCGGCCTCGCCGAACTCTCCATAGTCCTCGAAGAGTTGGGGGCTGCGGGCTGCCCCCTGCTCCTCATGGTCGTGTCACCCGCCATCTGCGGCACCGTTATCGCCCGCTTCGGCACCGAGGAGCAGAAGCGCGAATGGCTCCCCGGTCTCGCCGACGGCTCCCGCACCATGGCCTTCGGCATCACCGAACCCGACGCCGGTTCCAACTCGCACCGCATCACCACCACGGCCCGCAAGGCGGACGACAGCGACGGCGGCGGCTGGATACTCAACGGCCGCAAAGTCTTCGTCTCCGGCGTCGACATCACCGACGCCACCCTCATCGTCGGCCGCACCGAGGACGCCAGGACAGGCTCGCTCAAGCCCTGCCTCTTCATCGTCCCGCGCGACGCGCAGGGCTTCCACCGCTCGCAGATCGACATGGAACTCCAGGCGGTGGAGAAGCAGTTCGAGCTGGTGCTGGACGACGTACGGCTGCCCGCCGACGCCCTCGTCGGCGACGAGGACGCGGGACTCCTCCAGCTCTTCGCCGGCCTCAACCCCGAACGCGTCATGACCGCCGCCTTCGCCCTCGGCATGGGACGGCACGCGCTCGACAAGGCCGTGGACTACGCGAAGACCCGCCAGGTCTGGAAGCAGCCCATCGGCGCCCACCAGGCCATCGCCCACCCGCTCGCCCAGGCGTACATCGAGATCGAACTCGCCCGGCTGATGATGCGCAAGGCCGCGCACCTCTACGACGCGGGCGACGACGCGGGCGCGGGCGAGGCCGCCAACATGGCCAAGTACGCGGCGGGGGAGGCCTGCGTACGCGCCGTAGACCAGGCCGTACACACCCTCGGCGGCAACGGGCTCACCCGTGAGTACGGTCTGGCCTCCCTCATCACCGCGTCACGCGTGGCCCGTATCGCGCCCGTCAGCCGCGAAATGATCCTGAACTACGTGTCCCACCAGTCCCTGGGTCTCCCCAAGTCGTACTGA
- a CDS encoding peptidoglycan-binding protein, whose amino-acid sequence MRTRRSRRTDRGRSAGSADGSTEGGALARRRRVLVAVVVGAVILSGAGIAASTVIKSPAQVAAEAGAPERDVLTAQVESRVLKESVILRGKVVADRTVTISPSASVAEGAASIVTKLSAKAGDKVEAGRVLVEISGRPVFALRGALPVYRDLKPGARGDDVTQLQQALAGLGFGGGGDPKGEFGAGTQAALASYYESIGYDPRPVSEDGPSQVGAATEGVTDANRALQDIRADGASDATAVTRAEEDLANAQRALDQARLQAGAMLPASEVVVLDRFPARVESVRLRVGDVAASSVMTISSGALAVQGTLTSSRKSLVRTGHVVRILSELTGDEFSGVVTAISDPTTAGSGEAGEGSDGGSDGSSEGGADMGGGAGLISLVNVKPDKEIPAELAGQEVRLTVEAATSKGKVLVVPVTAVSAAADGSTVVTVLEESGEQRRVKVRTGLSGDGYVEIIPAARSDLAAGEKVIVGTENSALPGEGAAP is encoded by the coding sequence ATGCGAACAAGGCGCTCAAGGAGAACTGACCGTGGCCGTTCCGCCGGGAGCGCGGACGGGAGCACCGAGGGCGGCGCCCTCGCCCGCCGCCGCAGGGTGTTGGTCGCGGTGGTGGTCGGCGCGGTGATTCTCTCCGGGGCGGGCATCGCGGCCTCGACGGTGATCAAGTCGCCTGCCCAAGTGGCTGCCGAGGCGGGCGCCCCGGAGCGGGATGTGCTGACCGCGCAGGTCGAGTCCCGGGTACTCAAGGAATCGGTGATCCTCCGGGGCAAGGTGGTGGCCGATCGCACCGTGACGATCTCGCCCTCCGCGAGTGTCGCGGAGGGCGCCGCGTCCATCGTCACCAAGCTGTCGGCCAAGGCCGGGGACAAGGTGGAGGCGGGGCGCGTTCTCGTCGAGATCTCCGGGCGTCCCGTCTTCGCCCTGCGCGGCGCCCTCCCTGTGTACCGGGATCTCAAGCCGGGGGCCAGGGGAGACGACGTCACGCAACTCCAGCAGGCGCTCGCCGGCCTCGGATTCGGTGGAGGTGGTGACCCGAAGGGGGAGTTCGGCGCGGGTACGCAGGCCGCTCTGGCCTCCTACTACGAGTCGATCGGCTACGACCCCCGCCCCGTCTCCGAGGACGGCCCCTCGCAGGTGGGGGCCGCGACGGAGGGCGTCACCGACGCCAACAGGGCGTTGCAGGACATACGGGCCGACGGCGCGTCGGACGCGACGGCCGTCACCCGCGCCGAGGAGGATCTGGCGAACGCGCAACGGGCACTGGACCAGGCGCGGCTTCAGGCCGGCGCGATGCTGCCCGCCTCCGAGGTCGTCGTACTCGACCGCTTTCCCGCACGTGTGGAATCCGTACGCCTGCGCGTCGGGGACGTTGCCGCGAGCAGTGTCATGACGATCTCCTCGGGGGCGCTCGCCGTTCAGGGAACTCTCACGTCGAGCCGTAAGAGTCTCGTCCGCACCGGTCACGTCGTACGCATCCTTTCGGAGCTGACGGGTGACGAGTTCTCCGGAGTGGTGACCGCGATCTCCGATCCCACGACAGCCGGTTCCGGCGAGGCGGGGGAGGGTTCGGACGGAGGCTCGGACGGAAGTTCCGAGGGCGGCGCGGACATGGGCGGCGGGGCAGGTCTGATCTCCCTGGTGAACGTCAAACCGGACAAGGAGATCCCCGCGGAACTGGCGGGGCAGGAAGTCCGGTTGACGGTCGAGGCGGCCACGTCCAAGGGCAAGGTGCTCGTCGTTCCGGTCACGGCCGTCTCCGCGGCCGCGGACGGCAGTACGGTCGTCACCGTGCTCGAGGAGAGCGGGGAGCAGCGTCGCGTCAAGGTACGCACCGGCCTCTCCGGGGACGGATATGTGGAGATCATCCCGGCCGCGAGAAGTGATCTGGCCGCGGGCGAGAAGGTGATCGTCGGCACCGAGAACTCCGCGCTGCCCGGCGAGGGCGCCGCCCCATGA
- a CDS encoding ABC transporter ATP-binding protein → MTRDPVIDFRDVGLTYPGPPPVCALRPTDLVIGRGEYVTVVGPSGSGKSTFLNIAGLIDVPTSGRYLIDGLDTASLREAERTSVRGRRIGFVFQSFHLLPHRSALENVQLAMVYNSVPHAERRGRARDVLARVGLGHRGDSLPTRLSGGERQRVAIARALVARPSLLLCDEPTGNLDSATADSILALLDDLHSEGMTIVVITHDPSVAGRGGRTLSIKDGVLGEAVPSSAAQVGP, encoded by the coding sequence ATGACCCGGGACCCGGTCATCGACTTCCGTGACGTGGGCCTTACTTACCCCGGGCCGCCGCCCGTGTGTGCGCTTCGCCCCACGGACCTGGTGATCGGCCGGGGAGAGTACGTCACCGTTGTGGGGCCGTCGGGGTCCGGCAAATCGACGTTCCTGAACATCGCCGGCCTGATCGACGTACCCACATCCGGCCGGTATCTGATCGACGGACTCGACACCGCGAGCCTCCGGGAGGCGGAGCGGACCAGTGTGCGCGGGCGCCGCATCGGTTTCGTCTTCCAGTCCTTCCATCTGCTGCCGCACCGCAGTGCGCTGGAGAACGTGCAACTGGCCATGGTCTACAACTCGGTGCCACATGCCGAGCGCCGTGGGAGAGCCCGTGACGTTCTGGCCCGCGTGGGGCTCGGCCACCGGGGCGACTCACTGCCCACCCGCCTGTCGGGAGGGGAGCGGCAGCGGGTCGCCATCGCACGTGCGCTCGTCGCCCGTCCTTCGCTGCTGCTGTGCGACGAACCCACGGGCAACCTGGACTCGGCCACCGCCGACTCGATCCTCGCGCTTCTTGACGATCTCCATTCGGAAGGCATGACCATCGTGGTGATCACGCATGATCCGTCGGTGGCGGGCAGGGGCGGACGCACTCTCTCGATCAAGGACGGGGTACTGGGTGAGGCCGTTCCGTCCAGCGCCGCGCAGGTGGGTCCATGA
- a CDS encoding biotin carboxylase N-terminal domain-containing protein — MISTLLVANRGEIACRVFRTCRERGIGTVAVFSDADADALHVREADAAVRLPGAAPADTYLRGDLIVKAALAAGADAVHPGYGFLSENAGFARAVLDAGLVWVGPPPEAIEAMASKTRAKELMAAAGVPLLAPVDPASATEADLPLLIKAAAGGGGRGMRVVRSLDTLAEEWEAARAEARSAFGDGEVFAEPYVERGRHVEVQILADAYGTVWALGTRDCSLQRRHQKVIEECPAPGLTAELRATLTDAAVAAARAVEYRGAGTVEFLLTPTGRAYFLEMNTRLQVEHPVTEEVFGVDLVALQLALAESAKLPPEPPAPYGHAVEARLYAEDPSQDWAPQPGRVHELTVRGVGEGGPSYGLRAYGLRAAWPAGAAATGPFGAGGAGATGPFGRAETGVGAVDPGRIGAQPPWPAGAVGPADASTRAVDPGRIGVVGAVGTGRPGPDAFGPSATGPAPGTRAPDAPEPAIAGHPRLRVDTGYGPGDSVGVHYDSMLAKVIAWAPTRAEAVRRLADALRRARVHGPVTNRELLVRSLLHPDFTGGLLDTGFYERHLTALTGPVADGGGRSAAVAAALADAVRRGHPVGGWRNLASQPQTKTYGEHEVRYHRTREGFRVEDDALRVVAVAPHRVSLEVDGVLRHFDVADHGDHVYVDSPAGSYRLRVHPRFTDPRTATAPGSLLAPMPGTVVRIADGLGEGSAVTAGQPLIWLEAMKMEHRITAPASGTLTALHAVPGSQVEVGALLAVVTDTAQEDT; from the coding sequence TTGATATCGACTCTCCTTGTCGCGAACCGTGGCGAGATCGCCTGCCGCGTCTTCCGGACCTGCCGCGAGCGGGGCATCGGCACGGTCGCGGTCTTCTCGGACGCGGACGCCGACGCGCTGCACGTACGCGAGGCGGACGCGGCGGTACGGCTGCCGGGTGCCGCCCCCGCCGACACGTATCTGCGCGGCGACCTGATCGTGAAGGCGGCCCTCGCGGCGGGCGCGGACGCGGTGCACCCGGGCTACGGATTCCTCTCCGAGAACGCCGGGTTCGCGCGGGCGGTGCTCGACGCGGGACTGGTGTGGGTGGGGCCGCCGCCGGAGGCGATCGAGGCGATGGCGTCCAAGACCCGGGCGAAGGAGCTGATGGCGGCGGCGGGCGTGCCGCTCCTGGCACCGGTGGACCCGGCCTCGGCGACCGAGGCGGATCTGCCGCTGCTGATCAAGGCGGCGGCGGGCGGCGGCGGCCGGGGAATGCGGGTGGTCCGCTCGCTCGACACGCTCGCGGAGGAGTGGGAGGCGGCCCGCGCGGAGGCCCGCTCGGCGTTCGGCGACGGCGAGGTCTTCGCGGAGCCGTACGTGGAGCGCGGCCGCCACGTCGAGGTCCAGATCCTCGCCGACGCGTACGGCACGGTGTGGGCGCTGGGCACCCGCGACTGCTCCCTGCAACGGCGGCACCAGAAGGTGATCGAGGAGTGCCCGGCGCCGGGCCTGACGGCGGAGCTGCGCGCCACCCTGACGGACGCGGCGGTCGCGGCGGCGCGGGCGGTGGAGTACCGGGGCGCGGGCACGGTCGAGTTCCTGCTCACCCCGACAGGCCGCGCGTACTTCCTGGAGATGAACACCCGCCTCCAGGTCGAACACCCGGTGACTGAGGAGGTGTTCGGCGTGGACCTGGTGGCGCTCCAGCTCGCCCTGGCGGAGAGCGCGAAGCTCCCGCCCGAGCCACCTGCCCCGTACGGCCACGCGGTGGAGGCCCGCCTGTACGCGGAGGACCCGTCCCAGGACTGGGCCCCCCAGCCGGGCCGCGTCCACGAGTTGACGGTGCGGGGGGTGGGCGAGGGCGGCCCGTCGTACGGGCTGCGGGCGTACGGGCTGCGGGCCGCGTGGCCCGCGGGAGCGGCCGCGACGGGCCCGTTCGGCGCGGGCGGCGCGGGCGCGACGGGCCCGTTCGGCCGGGCCGAGACGGGCGTGGGGGCGGTCGATCCGGGTCGGATCGGCGCGCAGCCTCCGTGGCCTGCGGGAGCGGTCGGACCGGCTGACGCGAGTACACGGGCCGTCGATCCGGGTCGGATCGGCGTCGTGGGCGCGGTCGGGACGGGCCGCCCCGGTCCGGACGCCTTCGGCCCGAGCGCGACGGGCCCCGCCCCCGGCACCCGCGCCCCGGACGCCCCCGAACCCGCAATCGCCGGGCACCCACGCCTCCGCGTCGACACCGGGTACGGCCCCGGCGACAGCGTCGGCGTGCACTACGACTCCATGCTCGCCAAGGTGATCGCCTGGGCGCCCACCCGTGCCGAGGCCGTGCGGCGGCTGGCCGACGCGCTGCGGCGGGCCCGGGTGCACGGGCCGGTCACCAATCGCGAACTGCTCGTACGGTCCCTGCTGCACCCGGACTTCACCGGCGGGCTGCTCGACACCGGGTTCTACGAACGGCACCTCACCGCGCTCACCGGGCCGGTGGCCGACGGCGGCGGCCGGAGCGCCGCCGTTGCCGCCGCCCTCGCCGACGCCGTACGCCGGGGGCACCCCGTCGGCGGGTGGCGGAACCTCGCGTCGCAGCCGCAGACCAAGACGTACGGCGAGCACGAGGTGCGCTACCACCGCACCCGCGAAGGGTTCCGCGTCGAGGACGACGCCCTACGCGTCGTCGCCGTCGCCCCCCACCGCGTAAGCCTCGAAGTCGACGGCGTGCTGCGCCACTTCGACGTCGCCGACCACGGCGACCACGTCTACGTCGACAGCCCCGCCGGCTCCTACCGGCTCCGCGTCCACCCCCGCTTCACCGACCCCCGGACCGCCACCGCGCCCGGTTCGCTGCTCGCGCCCATGCCCGGCACCGTCGTACGGATCGCGGACGGGCTCGGCGAAGGCAGTGCCGTCACCGCAGGGCAGCCGCTCATCTGGCTGGAGGCCATGAAGATGGAGCACCGCATCACCGCTCCCGCCTCCGGCACGCTCACCGCGCTCCACGCCGTCCCCGGCAGCCAGGTCGAGGTCGGCGCGCTCCTCGCCGTAGTCACGGACACCGCCCAGGAGGACACATGA
- a CDS encoding ABC transporter permease, with protein MTSGGRRRRPRRAASRVELSRFAPRDLLSEAVAGVLQRPGRSALTALGTVLGIGTFVAILGLTATTSSQIDSRFNKLTATEVTVEDVGDPEDPLTGTSFPDDAASRIEALNGVEHAGVYWPVALAEGEGVRSAPVGASVTENETQVVAASSGVLRAAAPTLQQGRIFDSYHEQSAEPVAVIGSGMAARLGITTLSTQPAVFIGDRPFTVIGIVSDVQRKPDLLLSVVIPSTVAEDGWGGPGAEAPAKMLISTALGAATQIADEAPLALDPARPGHFKAVPPPDPKALRSTVSDDLNQLFLLLAAICLVIGAVGIANTTLVAVLERTGEIGLRRALGARGRHITTQFLAESGALGALGGLVGTSLGVITVVSVAAAREWTPVVHPVAVLTAPAIGLATGLLAGLYPSWRASLIEPAEALRR; from the coding sequence ATGACATCAGGAGGACGCCGCCGTCGCCCGCGACGGGCGGCTTCACGCGTCGAGCTGTCCCGCTTCGCCCCTCGTGACCTGCTCTCCGAAGCCGTGGCAGGCGTGCTCCAGCGCCCTGGGCGTTCGGCGCTCACGGCGCTGGGCACCGTCCTGGGCATCGGTACATTCGTCGCGATTCTGGGGCTGACGGCGACCACCTCGTCGCAGATCGATTCCCGCTTCAACAAGCTCACCGCGACCGAAGTCACCGTGGAGGATGTCGGGGACCCGGAGGACCCGCTGACGGGTACGTCCTTCCCTGACGACGCGGCCTCGCGTATCGAGGCCCTGAACGGCGTTGAGCACGCCGGTGTTTACTGGCCGGTCGCACTGGCGGAAGGTGAGGGAGTCCGTTCCGCGCCCGTCGGTGCCTCGGTGACGGAGAACGAGACTCAGGTGGTCGCGGCCTCCTCCGGTGTGCTGCGGGCCGCTGCCCCCACGCTCCAGCAGGGGCGGATCTTCGACAGTTACCACGAGCAGAGCGCGGAGCCTGTGGCCGTCATCGGTTCCGGTATGGCCGCGAGGCTCGGCATCACCACGTTGAGCACGCAACCCGCTGTCTTCATCGGCGACCGGCCGTTCACGGTTATCGGCATCGTCAGCGACGTACAGCGCAAGCCCGACCTTCTGCTGTCCGTAGTGATCCCGTCCACCGTGGCGGAGGACGGCTGGGGCGGGCCGGGCGCCGAGGCACCCGCCAAGATGCTGATCTCCACCGCTCTGGGGGCGGCGACCCAGATCGCGGACGAGGCACCGCTGGCCCTGGATCCCGCCCGACCCGGTCACTTCAAGGCCGTGCCTCCCCCGGACCCCAAGGCTCTGCGCTCGACCGTCAGCGACGACCTGAACCAGCTGTTTCTGCTGCTGGCGGCCATTTGCCTGGTCATCGGCGCGGTCGGGATCGCCAACACCACGCTGGTGGCGGTACTCGAGCGCACGGGAGAGATCGGTCTGCGCCGGGCTCTGGGCGCCCGCGGCCGCCACATCACCACTCAGTTCCTCGCCGAATCCGGGGCGCTCGGGGCGCTCGGCGGCCTGGTGGGGACATCTCTGGGCGTGATCACCGTGGTGTCCGTGGCCGCGGCACGGGAGTGGACCCCGGTCGTGCACCCGGTCGCGGTTCTCACGGCGCCCGCCATCGGCCTGGCGACCGGGCTGCTGGCCGGGCTCTACCCGTCCTGGCGCGCCAGCCTGATCGAGCCCGCCGAGGCACTCCGCCGGTGA
- a CDS encoding enoyl-CoA hydratase family protein, with protein sequence MTLVATAHERGITTLTLDAPAKRNALSARLVGELADAFTGCAKDPSVRAVVLSHTGTTFCAGADLKEPPNPYTFVALLRQIVEHPKPVVARVTGHVRAGGLGLLGACDIVIASTDSDFAFTEVRIGVAPAVISMPLLPRMTPRAAARHYLTGETFDAAEAVTDGLVTEAADDVDSALTPVLDALRRGSPQGLAESKRLLSARVLETFDQYAEDLVQRSASLFATAEAREGMSAFLERRDAAWVR encoded by the coding sequence GTGACGCTCGTCGCGACCGCGCACGAGCGCGGCATCACCACCCTGACCCTGGACGCGCCGGCCAAGCGCAACGCCCTGTCGGCGCGGCTCGTCGGTGAGCTGGCCGACGCGTTCACCGGGTGCGCCAAGGATCCCTCCGTACGCGCCGTGGTCCTCAGCCACACCGGCACCACCTTCTGCGCCGGCGCCGATCTGAAGGAGCCGCCGAACCCGTACACCTTCGTCGCCCTCCTGCGGCAGATCGTGGAGCACCCCAAGCCCGTCGTGGCCCGCGTCACCGGCCATGTCCGGGCCGGCGGTCTCGGGCTGCTCGGGGCCTGCGACATCGTGATCGCCTCCACCGACTCGGACTTCGCCTTCACGGAGGTACGGATCGGAGTCGCGCCCGCCGTGATCTCGATGCCTCTGCTGCCCCGGATGACACCGCGCGCCGCCGCCCGCCACTACCTCACCGGCGAGACCTTCGACGCGGCCGAGGCCGTCACCGACGGGCTCGTCACCGAGGCCGCCGACGACGTCGACAGTGCGCTGACCCCGGTCCTGGACGCCCTGCGCAGGGGCTCCCCGCAGGGTCTGGCCGAATCGAAGAGGCTGCTGAGCGCGCGGGTGCTGGAGACCTTCGACCAGTACGCGGAGGACCTCGTCCAGCGCTCGGCGTCCCTCTTCGCCACGGCCGAGGCCCGCGAGGGGATGTCGGCGTTCCTCGAACGGCGGGACGCGGCATGGGTGCGGTGA